A window of Diospyros lotus cultivar Yz01 chromosome 14, ASM1463336v1, whole genome shotgun sequence contains these coding sequences:
- the LOC127791167 gene encoding uncharacterized exonuclease domain-containing protein At3g15140 isoform X2 codes for MPRMDDPIHLEKFNHNCSVELKVSSDKFKHTRSQQLDFFLVLDLEGKVEILEFPVLMLDANTLDVVDVFHRFVRPSAMSEERTMQYIEGKYGKLGVDRVWHDTAIPFEEVIQQFEAWIGLHHLWEKELPGDLRKAAFVTCGNWDLKTKIPQQCRVSRMTLPPYFMEWINLKDIYLNFYKRRATGMMTMMRELQMPLVGSHHLGIDDTKNITRVLQRMLTDGALMQITARRNAEHPENVEFLFENRIR; via the exons ATGCCCAGG ATGGATGATCCTATCCACCTAGAGAAATTCAATCATAATTGCTCTGTGGAGCTTAAAGTAAGCTCTGACAAGTTCAAACACACACGCTCTCAGCAATTAGACTTTTTCCTTGTGCTTGATTTGGAGGGAAAAGTAGAGATTCTGGAGTTTCCTGTTCTAATGCTGGATGCCAATACACTGGATGTGGTGGATGTGTTCCACAG ATTTGTGAGGCCCTCTGCTATGAGTGAGGAAAGGACAATGCAGTATATAGAaggaaaatatggaaaactagGAGTTGATCG TGTTTGGCATGATACAGCTATTCCATTTGAGGAAGTTATTCAACAGTTTGAAGCATGGATTGGTCTTCATCACTTATGGGAAAAAGAGCTCCCTGGGGATCTTAGAAAAGCTGCATTTGTGACTTG TGGGAATTGGGATCTGAAGACAAAAATCCCTCAACAATGCAGAGTATCAAGGATGACACTTCCCCCATATTTTATGGAATGGATCAATCTGAAGGACATCTATCTAAACTTCTACAAGAGGAGG GCCACAGGAATGATGACAATGATGAGGGAACTTCAGATGCCACTGGTAGGAAGTCACCATCTAGGCATTGATGATACGAAAAACATAACGAGAGTGCTACAGCGCATGCTTACTGATGGTGCGCTTATGCAGATCACTGCGAGGAGAAATGCTGAACATCCTGAGAATGTTGAATTTCTTTTCGAGAACCGTATCAGGTAG
- the LOC127791167 gene encoding uncharacterized exonuclease domain-containing protein At3g15140 isoform X1 encodes MALSRVSWHRISLCGHKYLSSLFPFSLSGHLASSLQQTYPSRFNLSASLSSSTQESTPKQSSRWRPMCLYHAQGKCTKMDDPIHLEKFNHNCSVELKVSSDKFKHTRSQQLDFFLVLDLEGKVEILEFPVLMLDANTLDVVDVFHRFVRPSAMSEERTMQYIEGKYGKLGVDRVWHDTAIPFEEVIQQFEAWIGLHHLWEKELPGDLRKAAFVTCGNWDLKTKIPQQCRVSRMTLPPYFMEWINLKDIYLNFYKRRATGMMTMMRELQMPLITARRNAEHPENVEFLFENRIR; translated from the exons ATGGCACTTTCGAGGGTTTCTTGGCATAGGATTTCCTTGTGTGGCCACAAGTATCTGTCTTCTCTGTTTCCTTTCTCGTTGTCTGGTCATCTGGCATCGTCTCTTCAGCAAACGTACCCCAGCAGATTTAATCTCTCTGCTTCTCTCTCTAGTTCCACCCAGGAATCAACTCCCAAGCAGAGCAGTCGATGGAGGCCTATGTGTTTGTACCATGCCCAGGGTAAGTGCACGAAG ATGGATGATCCTATCCACCTAGAGAAATTCAATCATAATTGCTCTGTGGAGCTTAAAGTAAGCTCTGACAAGTTCAAACACACACGCTCTCAGCAATTAGACTTTTTCCTTGTGCTTGATTTGGAGGGAAAAGTAGAGATTCTGGAGTTTCCTGTTCTAATGCTGGATGCCAATACACTGGATGTGGTGGATGTGTTCCACAG ATTTGTGAGGCCCTCTGCTATGAGTGAGGAAAGGACAATGCAGTATATAGAaggaaaatatggaaaactagGAGTTGATCG TGTTTGGCATGATACAGCTATTCCATTTGAGGAAGTTATTCAACAGTTTGAAGCATGGATTGGTCTTCATCACTTATGGGAAAAAGAGCTCCCTGGGGATCTTAGAAAAGCTGCATTTGTGACTTG TGGGAATTGGGATCTGAAGACAAAAATCCCTCAACAATGCAGAGTATCAAGGATGACACTTCCCCCATATTTTATGGAATGGATCAATCTGAAGGACATCTATCTAAACTTCTACAAGAGGAGG GCCACAGGAATGATGACAATGATGAGGGAACTTCAGATGCCACTG ATCACTGCGAGGAGAAATGCTGAACATCCTGAGAATGTTGAATTTCTTTTCGAGAACCGTATCAGGTAG
- the LOC127790899 gene encoding protein trichome birefringence-like 19: MGRTQASNSSYQAAILLLTLTLILLALVLVHYFTDNLPFLRLLLLGANAGKSSETSRYSSESRCRRSEQKCDLFSGNWIPYRGGGPYYTNRSHCVIDGGQNCIKFGRRDTNFMKWRWKPDECELPLFDPVQFLELVRGKSMAFVGDSLSRNQFQSLGCLLSSVVHYENDSSMEEDESRFVQWFYKDYKFTLTHVHSEYLVKAQGVDPAPKKPIVLYLNDVDETWASVIRDFDYVIISSGHWYSKPLMYYEKGELVGCYQCNQTNVTDLTGYYGYRVAFETAFRALIDHRRSFKGKVFLRTISPSHFEFKDKGGRGFCPREQPYEKQEMSFDWYIGTYYMIQMEEFRKAQREARKKGLNFRLLDVTEAMRLRPDGHPNIYGLRPGQKIRSTDCLHWCLPGPIDTWNELLFQMLKNEKIAN, encoded by the exons ATGGGGAGAACTCAAGCATCCAACAGCAGCTACCAAGCGGCAATCCTTCTGCTCACCCTAACCCTAATTCTCCTCGCCCTCGTCCTCGTCCACTATTTCACCGACAATCTGCCATTCTTGAGGCTGCTTTTGCTAGGCGCTAATGCCGGAAAATCATCGGAAACCTCGCGGTATTCCAGTGAGTCCAGATGCCGGAGGTCGGAGCAGAAGTGTGACTTGTTCAGTGGGAATTGGATTCCGTACAGAGGAGGAGGGCCTTATTATACGAATAGATCCCACTGTGTGATTGATGGCGGACAGAATTGCATCAAGTTTGGAAGAAGAGACACAAATTTCATGAAGTGGAGATGGAAGCCGGATGAGTGCGAGCTGCCTCTCTTCGATCCGGTTCAGTTCCTGGAGCTCGTCAGAGGCAAGTCCATGGCCTTCGTTGGGGACTCTCTGTCAAGGAATCAGTTTCAGTCGTTGGGGTGCCTATTGAGTAGC GTTGTTCATTATGAAAACGATTCCAGCATGGAGGAAGATGAATCAAGATTTGTCCAATGGTTCTACAAAGATTACAAGTTCACCTTAACTCATGTGCACAGCGAGTATCTAGTTAAGGCTCAGGGAGTGGATCCCGCCCCTAAGAAACCCATAGTCCTTTATCTTAACGATGTTGATGAGACATGGGCTTCTGTAATAAGAGATTTTGACTATGTAATCATCTCATCTGGACATTGGTACTCTAAGCCATTAATGTACTACGAAAAGGGTGAATTGGTCGGTTGCTACCAATGCAATCAAACTAATGTAACAGACCTCACAGGTTACTATGGATATAGGGTTGCCTTTGAAACTGCATTCAGAGCTTTGATTGATCATCGAAGGAGCTTCAAGGGGAAGGTGTTTCTTCGAACGATATCGCCGTCACATTTTGAGTTCAAGGACAAAGGAGGAAGAGGCTTTTGCCCGAGGGAACAACCTTATGAGAAGCAAGAGATGAGCTTTGATTGGTATATTGGGACGTATTATATGATTCAGATGGAGGAGTTCAGGAAGGCCCAAAGGGAAGCCAGGAAGAAAGGACTCAACTTCAG GTTGTTGGATGTGACCGAAGCTATGAGGTTAAGACCCGACGGACACCCTAATATTTATGGATTACGTCCAGGACAAAAAATTAGGTCAACTGATTGTCTGCATTGGTGTTTGCCAGGACCGATTGATACGTGGAATGAACTCTTAtttcaaatgttaaaaaatgaaaagattgCTAATTGA